ACGTGACTTGATTCCTTCTTCAGGGAATTTGTAAAATTCGACTCGACACACTTTTTGATTGATGCCCCAGCTGTAGAGCAGTATTGTTCCCTGTGAACGCAGCCGACTCTCTGCATCTGTAGCCTGTAATTAATCATTAAGCCATGTGCAGCCCAGCAGGCGCACTCCAGTCAGAATGTAAACAAGCCCGCAGCATACAATATCCCTATTTGAATACGTGTCCTGGGGGAGGGATGGGGGTTAAATGAAGGGTGTCTACTTCCTGCAGATAAGTGACAGCCTCACTGAGAAGTTCTAAGAAGTCGAGGAAACTATTTTGACAAGAGAGCTGTGCAAACAACTCGATTAACCCTCAGCTACATGTCTGCCTGCCCTCAGATTACCACTTCACCGCCATGGGCTGTGTTTTCTTTCGGAATCATTCCTCACGACTGCCTGTGAGTCTGCTTTGTCTGGCAGAGGAGGGCCGTCGTGCAGGTGGAGACAACGGGCATGGCAGCTTCCTCACAAACCAGTGACATCATAGACAGTCACCACGCTCCCAGGGAAACTGAGGAGGAGAGCGTCTCCGTCCATTTATGGTTGTTCACCTCATCGCAGGTCAATACCTTGTCTGgtgttgttttactttaaaaaggGCATTGATATCAACCCGTTTGACGTCAGAGCTTCATAACAAACACGCAGATATCGATCTAGTGTCAATTACGAGTTCAAAAGGAAACATGATGGGCACTGAGTTAGTTGATTAATCAATTGTTTTAGAATGAGatatatttcaatttatttttgttcatccAGAACAGTTTTGACAATCAGACAGAATATCTTGTTAAATGAGAACTTGGTCTCGTCATCTGATCAGAATGTTTTTATACCAATTTgctcatttgtttcttttttaaatcagcttttcaaaaataaaaggggTTTGTACAGAATCatcttgtgttgtgttacaaattaaataacatttgaCATGTTCTAAGTTGTAAACACCACCCAGATAATCTGCTTTAACTAGACTTAATATGTCAAATGAATGATTGAACTTTAGTTGACAACCACCACctgctgcactttctctgtgttctgCAGCTTTTCAATGATATCActtattttcctctgcagcaaaGGTTTGACCAAACActatgaaattaattaattagattCCTCCAAGTCCAATTTTCCTTGTGATGATTTTGCTTTGTAGAATACAACATTTATTACCATCTATAATTCTCTGACAACTGAGGGATATAATTAGGAGCTTGAGAAAAGCAACCAAATGGACCTTGTTCTGTCAACtgattgaaataaatgtttacacAGAGGCCTGAGACTTTGGGTATTTAATTATACGCATCGTCCTCATCCATCCAATTTTCAGAGGTGGATCAACTCTGAAAAGaaacttgtttatttctcactaatgttgaactgttctcatgacatgaactccagaaaatgtccggaaaattgagtttggacattttcctgagtttgtctttcacagctaaacgcagcaggagattgtccagttcagacacgttcacaacaacaagataATATCCAGAACACGTaggcgaggggtggagcctgggtagagcaAGCAAGAGGCAGGCGAtgacagatagatagattccCCTGTAGAACTCATGAAAAGCTCTTGAACCTGGTTGTCTTTCCAATTTGAcatcaaagatggtttctggaTTTAATCAATACAATATTTTTGCTCTGGTTGACAATGGTTGCTCAGGCGTCACGGCCAGATGAGCAGGCTTCACATTTACTTCACGGGAAGTTGAGgctgtgttgccatggcaacttGGTCGTGGAGGCCCCGCATCTGCAATAAAAATGACTCGTgatagaaaaaacatttcatcactCAAACAGTTTTGTGAATCAGCAAGTCCTCAGGAAGAAGACGGTGCGTTGTCACTGGAGAACAAATTAGTCTTTAATTGCAAGGAAACAAAAGCGAGCTGGCTTGTAATGGCGCCCAGGGGCTGGATaatgagacaaaaagaaaattggTATGCAAGACAATGAAAGCATCATTTCAATgcacagattaaacaaatgCTGCTCCTTAGGATTTCTATGGCGACTCAGTCAATTCTTCAGGCACCCTGAAGCAGTCACAGCCGAGAACCtcttaaaaatgacaataaGCTCAATCAGATTTACGCTCAGTGTGAAACCGTAGAAATTAAAACTCTGCAAAGCCTTTTTACTCAATAAGAGATTTTCGTAATGGTTGGAAAAGCTCCAAATCCTGGGAGGAGCTTTCTGCAACCACCAGAGCGTGACTGAGAAAAAACCCACTAACgctgcatgaaaacaaatgatgagCCATTGCAGTTCACTTAAAATACCATTGTTAGCAACAATATTTACCGTTTGTTTCATACTTCCCATCTTTTAACGTCATCTATGGTTTGACCTAAAGAACGATGACACTCAAATTCTTTTTGTTCTGAAACAAAAATTAACCACAtcgtctttttttaaaaaagttgctTAAGGTTTTCTGCTCATTAGCAGCACAAGCTCAAACGTGTCACATGACAAcaagacacaaaatgaaatcGCTGAGTTGTAAAAACCCATAGAAAACCCACTTCCAAATTAGGTCCGTTAACAAATGATTTCCTTCtgggatgaaaagaaaatagttcattatgtttttaatttcttttctgAGGGTGAGGAGCCTGACTCTCCCTCTTCTGAGCCCTTGTGAGTCCGTTTCAGAGCCGGgccttttcctctctgtggccTGGTGTCTTCAGGCGTGACGTCAGTCTCTCCGTCGGATTCTGAGGAGACACACAGGGTCTCGCTCATGTATGAAGCCACAGTCCGGTGCTGCCCGTTCACTCCAGTGCTCCGTCGGCTCTTGGAGTTacgctctgcagctgctgagctgctaCACGCCTCTCCACTGTCGGAGCTGTCCAAAACAAAGTCTGTCAGAGTCCTCGCTTCAGTCCTGTGTCCGTCCAATGTCCTGTCACTCCCCTCCTCATTCTCCTGACTTTCAGGGGTCATTACTGGGCTTGAACACACAAAGTCAGAGGGGCTCAgacatttttcctcctctccgtTGCCACCACTTTGGGGCTTGATTTGGAGAGATTTTTGTACTTCTGACGAGGAAGAAGACAGGTCCTCGAGGGAGATTGATGGGTAGCTGCAGGAGTCAATGGCTGAAAACAAAGCCTGTACAGACTCAGGTCGATACCCCGCTCTGGAGACCACACTCATGCGCCGTCGTCTCATGACATTGCGCCGCCTCACCGCGCTGCGCCGCTCCTCGTCATCACTGCTGGAGCTGGAAGTGGacgtggaggagctggaggctccGGCGGGGAGTGAaggggaggaggcggggctgGACAGCGTGGAGTTGTCCCGGGGGCTGGGGGAGCGAGGCCGGGGCATGGGGTCCAGCCAAAACCCACTCGAGTCTGAGTCTTCGTTCACCAGAAAGCCGGACTGTGGCTGCTGATTCCTGCTGCGTCTCCTtggctgctcctcttcctcttcctcttcctctgcctctgcctctgcctctgcctctgcctctgcctctgcctggGTGGGCTCATCCCCTCCTGAGGCCTCGGGTCCAGCCAAAGAGGAGGACGACGAGTTATCTGAGTCACTTGGCTGAACAGCAGGCGGGGCAGCGATAGGAGGCGCTGGCGTGGGTCGTGTAGTAGTGCGACGTCCGCGGGCGTGAAGCTGCATGATGGCCTCCTCACTCAAGTCGCTGTCGGAGTCTGAGCTCCAGCCCTCGATCTCTCGACGCACCAACGAGTCAAAGAACGCCATCATGCGCGGGTCCTCCTGGATGGACTGGCTGACGTAGTCATGGGACAGACCGCTGCCACTGTTGAGCACCAGGCTGATGTACTCCTCATGGGTATAGAGGCTACGGGATTTGTCCTCCACACGTCCCTCCAGGTCACCAAGACTCTCAGGCTGCTGGTAGGGACTCCACACCTGCATGGATGGAAAACAATGGTGGAATGAGAAGTGGAAGATACAAGGAACAGATTAAAAAGTTGGACGGAACGAATGAAAAATGGATGGAGAAACAATGAGAAGCCAGAAGGGAGAGGGTCAGTTTAAACTGTCTGTTCTTCTGAACACCTGGGCCTGTATCATCTTTCACTCTGTACAGTCTAATGTACAAAACAGAGCTTGTGTTACTGTActgacacaaaagaaaaaaaagtctttgtCGTCttcaatggaaataaaaaacgaCTTCTTCTACTAAATGTAATTTTTGACAATGTTAATGTTGAATTACATATTCTTAGATTCCCACAGTTAATACAACACTGATCATTGCCTGTGGACTTCAGGGTTAGAACACGTTAAAATGCATTTCAGACATTTGCCAATCTGCCtatttgaataaatgtaatCTTGCATCGTTTACATTCATACTAGTTTCCTGTTCTGCTTTTGCATAAACACCATAAACCGTCCACAGACTAAAGAGCAAGAATCCAGGAGCAGAAATAGGAATCCTGTCACCTACAGGTTGTGTTTATACAAAAGAAATGAGGTACCGCTCATAAACACTGGTAAAAAAACATTCCAGAGTAGATATTTCAAATGGAGACACTATTTAGGCTATTTACCATTTAGACgtaaataaacttaaattaaaacGACACCTAAAAGATGTTCATGTATTCACCTTCCAATTGATAGAAAGACTTTTGGGTCCCAGTGTTTCAGTTGGGTTAATGTGCTGATGTGAggtattttatttaacaataataacaagGCTCCATCAGACTTTCCACTGTGTCTATCTGAACTGCCCTGAAAAGGACATCTGAGTGTTTGGGAACGATTACTGATAGTAAAACAGCATGTGTTACGTTTCCTTCAGCACTGGCAAAAACAGTGAGTCAGCCGAAAATTGGTGAGACGTGAACTTTAAATGTTCCCTGGATTATTTATAAGGTCAGGATCCGAACTGTGACTCAGAACTTGTACTGAATAAGACTCGTAATACATCAGTCGTGCTGTGATAAACCCTAAATTTAACTGTGTAATATATCAATGTTAGAGCATGGTCAGAGCATTGGGgccaagcaaaacaaaaacttttcattttaagaataaagtcaaaatgtcaagaaTAAAGTTAACTCTTCTGGTCCATTAAAGGAGTGACTGACTCTGacctcttctgtctttttttgctTAACACTCAAATAgtcaacagataaacaaaataaaacatgttgtctAATTAATCTTGAGCTACAGTTCAAGCTTTAGCTTTGATTTACTTTATAGGCGTATAAATCCATTTCCGTTTGACTCCGGTTACTTAAGCCTGCTGAGACTTTAGACCGACTGGCTCTGCATCACAGCCTGgctctgctttaaaaaaaactctctgAGGAACCATCCCCGTCTCCCCATGACCCAGTTTCAGAAAAGTGACCAACATTATCTGTTACAGGCGGCAGTCAGTGGTAGAGGAAATCCGTCTTTGCTCATTCCCGGCTCCACAGGGGGAAGTCAGAGCTCGTTCAGTTGCCGAGTGGTGTCACTGGAGATCAATGTCTCACTTAGTGGCACATCTACTGTCTCAACAACTGAGGACACTGACAACCCAACGTTCGACAGTCCACTTAAAAAACTATTTCTCTAACCACAGCATCTAAAGTCCAAATCCATCTACTCCTGTGGCACTTTTAGATAAACCAAAAATACATATAACACATAAGAGAAAGGAAAGAGtgaaaaagcatcatatgtgTCCTTCACTAACCTTGATGACCTTCTCCACACCGGACGAGCAGATCATGTAGGTGTGAGGGTTGAAGCGAACCTGGTTCACGATGGAGCGGTGGCCTTTCAGAATCATGAAAGCCCCGTTCACCACACGACCTGCGCCTCCTGAGAAGTAAACACACATCGcaggtttttttattcaatGCGATACAGGcagaatcaaaataaatataaactcaGAGTCCCAGAAATTAAAAGATATACGGACGAGGATTcatgaaaaagaaacacaaacattcaaccTGTTTCTGGACctgagaaatgtgaaaaatactGCTGGTGAAATTAAACAGTCCCAACAGCAGTAATGTAATCCTCAGAATATGCCATTAGTCTGACACAGAATAGGCCCAGTGAGTGCACATATTTTCAGTGTGAGTAACTCCGgggaaaataaaatccagaaaTGTGTCAGGTGGTGCCACAGAGCTGCACACGACCACATTCTTGGATTGCTGCATTCCCCAAAGTAATTAGTACGAATAGACTTAATTCTTACGTTTCTCTGTATTTAAGCttgatttttagtttggtttgagCAGGTGAACACACTCAAACCTGACAGATAGTTCATGCAGTTTAATACAAATCATAATTAAGAGTTAAAATGGAAAGAATCATGCCTGGAAAATATATTGTGTCCAAATGAACTGAGGGCAAACCACAGTCTGGGCTGAGGCTCTTATGTTAAGAACACAGAGGAGTCTATTATGCTTCAGATTGTGGTTAAAACCTACAGCGACTGAAATCGGGTTTGTTTTTGCCTGACGCTGACGCCACTGAAATCTTTAACCTTGCAGCATGAAAAGGTCACGAAAACTCAAACAAGCTCCTTTTCAGTCATGGGACGTGTGTTGAGCAGCTCCACTGACGATGAACAGAGTGAACTCACACAAACcagacacacaaaggaaaacCAAGTGAAATATCCCACTATTCTTCAGAGTAGACACAAGAAAATGAACTGTCTGATGTTGGGATATATTAATGAACTTCTTTTGTCATGTGAAGTTGATTCATTGTGTGAGTACAGGGTTTCTAAAGGTTTTAACAAGTTAAAAGACTTCTTAAGAccacaatgaatgaaatttCAAACCTTTGTAACGAAGGACAAGAAGGAAAATCTGAATCCCATTATCAGTTATGTATTCCCATAATTAAAGATAAGATTAAGTAAAGAATAAACCCGGTCGATAACTCACCTGCTTCTGGATTCTTTGGGATTCTCCACATGTAGAGGTTGAAGTCATCGGATCCAGACAGGATGTACTGCCGGGTCAAACAGGGATATTTACAGATTAGATTTTCTttgacaacagaaaaataaatgtttacataTATATCACAGTTCACAGTGGGGGAGGTAGATCCTTGGGTTGGAGGTCTTAGCAGATTAGTCAGTCTCATAACCTGCTCTTGACGTGACATGACAATCTGACCCAACACAGTTCCTGCTCCTTGTCTCAACCTTGGGAACAGATGGTTCCACTTAAACCTGTCGCCGACGGCAAGTTTGGACAGGTGGGTGACGTTTACTCTTATAGATACAGATGTGGTAAAGCAATTAGAAGAAAAACTACAATTACCAGCTCACAGTTGTACGTCTCTGCCTGTCGACcagttaaaggtccagtgtgttaAAGTGAtccatttaatataaaataatcctagtgaggttttcacgagtgtgtgatcatctaaattgttgttttctttaccctagaatgggcctttatatttaaatactttatatttaaatactttatatttaaatactttatatttacatcgggagcggttcctctctacggaggccgccatgttttgtacagtagcccagacgggacaaactaaacatcttttgagtttttatgacaaccgaaggctgccacaggttctcttttgtgtttggaagaggagggtgaggtgaggggtattcgccactagatatcactaaattctacacactgaacctttaattttCCGACCgtagactctatataaagatggacgacatgacagctcgccaaaagtgaagccaaaacatcctgatCGCAAACCTGGTGGCTGTGTCCGCCTGCagcataaccctaacccataaaccacgcctcctccatgttagcagatgggacataaaGAATTTTGAGTGTTTAAAGCAGCGTCTTGTGCTGTTTAGTAATTTGTGAGTTTAACTCTTTGACCAAATTCAACTCACATTGACAATTGAGTTAATTAGCATTGGGTGGGAGGTTGATTATGCAGTCAACTCTCACAAACATTAACTTATTATATTCATGTGAAGAAACCagcatattttccttttaagaaaaatacatttacctGCCTTATCCTCCTCTGTTCTGCATATTTCCAGAATGTTTTTTGAGCCTTGTTTGACCATCTGGATGCATATTTCTGTTAAATCATGTGGATTTGTTTTGAGGCACCGTCTTGTGGGCTGACATCGTGTCAAGATGTGGAGTATTTTTCTGCCAATGATTTAAACAAATGTCTTCAATTTCCATCTGCAAATATTCTGCTGGTCTCTGTGGCtgcatttatcttttttctacCCCCCTTATTCTAAATGGTTTGTGTGAAAAATAGCAATATGACTTCATCTAAAAAAATTTCTGCAGCGATAATAAAAAATCCTCAAACTGCAGCTCAGACCAGTTCAGCTTCAAGACACATGAACCCACTCTGATGTAAACACCTGTGTGCTCAGCCTCAGGTTCCCAGAGGACACGTCAAGTAGGAATGTCACACCAGGAACGCCCTGGCTTCTTTCCCTTCTATCAATTCCATCTGATATAAGCTCCCACTCTGCACCACGGCGCTCGCACCATAGTGAGAGAATCCTCTAgtagttgtggttgtgtgtctgtataaaGAGGTTTGTGAGAGTGTTGTGAGAGCAGGGCTGAGAATTCTGGATAAAGCTCCTtcttaaacaaatgaaatgatctcacagcttctcctcttctcaTTTCCTCTAAACTCTACTACTATACCTGACATGTACTTTCTTATATATTGGCATGAAGGTCCTAATGGTTCTTGATTTGAGTTTTTGTATTAAACTGGATGGGCGGGTCTCAATGCCGCTAAATATTTCTCACAACCCCTGCAACGGAACTGTAGGCGGTTTTTCACTGCCCATAAATGTTTATACAATATGTtgaggcagcaggagcaggtggTATGAATGAAATTATCACAAGATACGTACAATAAGTCTGTGTAGTATATTGCAATATAGTATTTTTATAGAATATGTATGTAAAATAAGTCTTTTTGGCTAAAATCTTCACATTGGTGCAAAAAAATCCTAAAAAACATGAAGCAGTCCTGTTACAATATAGTCTACATTTCATCCAGATATATTAAAGAAACAGCCACTGGTATAAACACTGTGGTGTAATCTTATCATGTCATGTTTACTCTGTGTGGTCATATTGCTCAACTTAACTTCAAAGCATCAGTCCAGTTTTTTCTGGCTCTTCGCAGCCATGAAGTCTTGAGAAATGTCTCATGCAGCTTTAAGTGTATcactaataataaataaacctattatttaatgtaaaatcacCAGCAGGACAAGATGTTAAAGAAGAATTCCATGTTAGTGACCACACCAGACATCAGTGCTGGGTGTAGTTGGATGTGCCCGGTTTCATCTCTTACCACAAGCACCAGTGATGtcacagcgcacacacacgctgcagtgCACTTCTACATTAAGAGTTTGAAATGGTATCAGGTTACACTGCATGGGCCTGTAATCTGGAATAACATCAGGCTTGGGTCGGGCTTGGATATAAAAGAACTGAACGCCTGTCGGGTTCGGGTCGGTTAGTTTTCTCTGGGGCTCGGTCGGATTCAGACAGAAAAGAATTGGGGCCCCGAGCTGGACGCTAATCTACATCACAGTGAGACGTTTACCTTGATTAACAGAAGAGTCGAGAGCTGATCATATTTGAACACGGTTGCACGAGGGATGTTAATTCATATTTCTCATCTAATACACAAGTAAACCTCAAAAGCTCAACAGCGCCTCCGCTGGTAAGGTAAAGAGATTAGAACCAGCAACCTCCTTCTCCAGTCCTGACCTGCTTCTGGAACCTTTAAACcacctccttcccctcctgTAGGGAGGATCACCTTTAAGCCCCCGTGAGCTCCAACGACACCCGAGGATAATGTTAACATAACAAACATGACTGCGGAGTGATGTCATGTCTGAGGAGGACCACTGGGAAAACCACAGGCTGAACATAAGGAATTCTGGCATTTATCCACAACTCATCATTCCCAGTTTCACAGACATAACTGGTATATTCTTCTATTTCTGTTCTATTTATTGATCCCACAT
The sequence above is drawn from the Hippoglossus hippoglossus isolate fHipHip1 chromosome 22, fHipHip1.pri, whole genome shotgun sequence genome and encodes:
- the dcaf5 gene encoding DDB1- and CUL4-associated factor 5 isoform X1, with protein sequence MKELRGCGMRSSVGFLSRRELTGQPLLKEEFQRRRLSGCTSLFKKDMLGHFGCVNAIEFSNNGGEWLVSGGDDRRVLLWHMEQSLHARSKPVKLKGEHLSNIFCLAFDSSNHKVFSGGNDEQVILHDVERRETLNVFLHIDAVYSLSVSPVNDNVFASSSDDGRVLIWDTREPPHGEPFCLASYPSAFHSVMFNPVEPRLLATANSKEGVGLWDIRKPRSSLLRYGGNMSLQSAMSVRFNSTGTQLLALRRRLPPVLYELHSRLPSYQFDNQGYFNSCTMKSCCFAGDKDQYILSGSDDFNLYMWRIPKNPEAGGAGRVVNGAFMILKGHRSIVNQVRFNPHTYMICSSGVEKVIKVWSPYQQPESLGDLEGRVEDKSRSLYTHEEYISLVLNSGSGLSHDYVSQSIQEDPRMMAFFDSLVRREIEGWSSDSDSDLSEEAIMQLHARGRRTTTRPTPAPPIAAPPAVQPSDSDNSSSSSLAGPEASGGDEPTQAEAEEEEEEQPRRRSRNQQPQSGFLVNEDSDSSGFWLDPMPRPRSPSPRDNSTLSSPASSPSLPAGASSSSTSTSSSSSDDEERRSAVRRRNVMRRRRMSVVSRAGYRPESVQALFSAIDSCSYPSISLEDLSSSSSEVQKSLQIKPQSGGNGEEEKCLSPSDFVCSSPVMTPESQENEEGSDRTLDGHRTEARTLTDFVLDSSDSGEACSSSAAAERNSKSRRSTGVNGQHRTVASYMSETLCVSSESDGETDVTPEDTRPQRGKGPALKRTHKGSEEGESGSSPSEKKLKT
- the dcaf5 gene encoding DDB1- and CUL4-associated factor 5 isoform X2 translates to MKELRGCGMRSSVGFLSRRELTGQPLLKEEFQRRRLSGCTSLFKKDMLGHFGCVNAIEFSNNGGEWLVSGGDDRRVLLWHMEQSLHARSKPVKLKGEHLSNIFCLAFDSSNHKVFSGGNDEQVILHDVERRETLNVFLHIDAVYSLSVSPVNDNVFASSSDDGRVLIWDTREPPHGEPFCLASYPSAFHSVMFNPVEPRLLATANSKEGVGLWDIRKPRSSLLRYGGNMSLQSAMSVRFNSTGTQLLALRRRLPPVLYELHSRLPSYQFDNQGYFNSCTMKSCCFAGDKDQYILSGSDDFNLYMWRIPKNPEAGGAGRVVNGAFMILKGHRSIVNQVRFNPHTYMICSSGVEKVIKVWSPYQQPESLGDLEGRVEDKSRSLYTHEEYISLVLNSGSGLSHDYVSQSIQEDPRMMAFFDSLVRREIEGWSSDSDSDLSEEAIMQLHARGRRTTTRPTPAPPIAAPPAVQPSDSDNSSSSSLAGPEASGGDEPTQAEAEEEEEQPRRRSRNQQPQSGFLVNEDSDSSGFWLDPMPRPRSPSPRDNSTLSSPASSPSLPAGASSSSTSTSSSSSDDEERRSAVRRRNVMRRRRMSVVSRAGYRPESVQALFSAIDSCSYPSISLEDLSSSSSEVQKSLQIKPQSGGNGEEEKCLSPSDFVCSSPVMTPESQENEEGSDRTLDGHRTEARTLTDFVLDSSDSGEACSSSAAAERNSKSRRSTGVNGQHRTVASYMSETLCVSSESDGETDVTPEDTRPQRGKGPALKRTHKGSEEGESGSSPSEKKLKT
- the dcaf5 gene encoding DDB1- and CUL4-associated factor 5 isoform X3, which produces MKELRGCGMRSSVGFLSRRELTGQPLLKEEFQRRRLSGCTSLFKKDMLGHFGCVNAIEFSNNGGEWLVSGGDDRRVLLWHMEQSLHARSKPVKLKGEHLSNIFCLAFDSSNHKVFSGGNDEQVILHDVERRETLNVFLHIDAVYSLSVSPVNDNVFASSSDDGRVLIWDTREPPHGEPFCLASYPSAFHSVMFNPVEPRLLATANSKEGVGLWDIRKPRSSLLRYGGNMSLQSAMSVRFNSTGTQLLALRRRLPPVLYELHSRLPSYQFDNQGYFNSCTMKSCCFAGDKDQYILSGSDDFNLYMWRIPKNPEAGGAGRVVNGAFMILKGHRSIVNQVRFNPHTYMICSSGVEKVIKVWSPYQQPESLGDLEGRVEDKSRSLYTHEEYISLVLNSGSGLSHDYVSQSIQEDPRMMAFFDSLVRREIEGWSSDSDSDLSEEAIMQLHARGRRTTTRPTPAPPIAAPPAVQPSDSDNSSSSSLAGPEASGGDEPTQAEAEEEEQPRRRSRNQQPQSGFLVNEDSDSSGFWLDPMPRPRSPSPRDNSTLSSPASSPSLPAGASSSSTSTSSSSSDDEERRSAVRRRNVMRRRRMSVVSRAGYRPESVQALFSAIDSCSYPSISLEDLSSSSSEVQKSLQIKPQSGGNGEEEKCLSPSDFVCSSPVMTPESQENEEGSDRTLDGHRTEARTLTDFVLDSSDSGEACSSSAAAERNSKSRRSTGVNGQHRTVASYMSETLCVSSESDGETDVTPEDTRPQRGKGPALKRTHKGSEEGESGSSPSEKKLKT